A single region of the Halorussus gelatinilyticus genome encodes:
- a CDS encoding pyridoxal phosphate-dependent aminotransferase, translated as MTDFSDRVEQVSISGIREVFEAAGEDAINLGIGQPDFPTPEHARQAAVEAIEDGQADAYTSNKGTLDLREAISAKHDRDNDFSVPPENLIATAGGSEALHLALEAHVDLAEEVVYPDPGFVSYEALTRIAGGDPKPVALREDLTLDPAAVEEAITDETAAFIVNSPANPTGAVQSEEDMKEFARIADEHDVLCISDEVYEHIVFEGDHHSPMSYAESDNVVVVNACSKTYSMTGWRLGWVAASERRIERMLRVHQYVQACASAPAQFAAEAALSGPQDCVDEMVAAFEERRDVLLDGFADMGLDCPTPQGAFYAMPKVPEGWTDEVLDRGVVVVPGEAFGDHGEGYARISYATDMEQIEKALDVMREATNAVRQ; from the coding sequence ATGACGGACTTCTCCGACAGGGTCGAACAGGTCTCCATCAGCGGCATCCGCGAAGTGTTCGAGGCGGCGGGCGAGGACGCCATCAACCTCGGCATCGGGCAACCCGACTTCCCGACGCCGGAACACGCTCGGCAGGCCGCGGTCGAGGCCATCGAGGACGGGCAGGCCGACGCCTACACCTCCAACAAGGGGACGCTCGACCTCCGCGAGGCCATCAGCGCGAAGCACGACCGGGACAACGACTTCTCGGTCCCGCCGGAGAACCTTATCGCGACGGCGGGCGGGAGCGAGGCGCTCCACCTCGCGCTCGAAGCGCACGTGGACCTCGCCGAGGAGGTCGTCTATCCCGACCCCGGTTTCGTCTCCTACGAGGCGCTGACCCGCATCGCCGGCGGCGACCCGAAACCGGTCGCGCTCCGCGAGGACCTCACGCTCGACCCCGCCGCGGTCGAGGAAGCGATTACGGACGAGACGGCGGCCTTCATCGTCAACAGCCCCGCGAACCCGACCGGCGCGGTCCAGAGCGAGGAGGACATGAAGGAGTTCGCCCGCATCGCGGACGAACACGACGTCCTCTGTATCTCCGACGAGGTGTACGAACACATCGTCTTCGAGGGCGACCACCACTCGCCGATGAGCTACGCCGAGTCGGACAACGTGGTCGTGGTCAACGCCTGCTCGAAGACCTACTCGATGACCGGATGGCGACTCGGCTGGGTCGCCGCGAGCGAGCGCCGCATCGAGCGCATGCTCCGGGTCCACCAGTACGTGCAGGCCTGCGCCAGCGCTCCGGCACAGTTCGCGGCCGAGGCCGCCCTCTCCGGCCCGCAGGACTGCGTGGACGAGATGGTCGCCGCGTTCGAGGAGCGCCGCGACGTTCTCCTCGACGGCTTCGCCGACATGGGGCTGGACTGTCCGACGCCTCAGGGCGCGTTCTACGCGATGCCGAAGGTCCCCGAGGGGTGGACCGACGAGGTGCTCGACCGCGGCGTCGTCGTCGTGCCGGGCGAGGCGTTCGGCGACCACGGCGAGGGCTACGCACGCATCTCCTACGCGACCGACATGGAGCAGATAGAGAAGGCGCTCGACGTGATGCGAGAGGCGACGAACGCGGTCCGACAGTAG
- a CDS encoding phosphatase PAP2 family protein, translating to MFASLPLGTQFTLLVAIPSIAAMLVGKRLFLPDERFRTLLVEFLRTDWKYLGVAWVVTEIVNKLALNFHVARTFTGAIYAIEGATVAAFQAFASMPLTVLATGVYLVGFPFIVLFTYFKLKAHDEEEAHRYALAYVIVVVCAVPFFLLFPVKVSGLYLSTVEPLMYELTPAIQHGIYSTDTLVKAFPSLHTGLSVLAALYARKADTRYAYTAALLAGAIVFSTLYLGVHWVTDAAFAILLVWVAYRLSQRVSEPHWSVVSREFVSGVRRRTPL from the coding sequence ATGTTTGCCTCCCTCCCGCTCGGTACGCAGTTTACCCTCCTCGTCGCGATTCCGAGCATCGCGGCCATGCTCGTCGGCAAGCGCCTGTTCCTCCCCGACGAGCGCTTCCGGACCCTGTTGGTCGAGTTCCTCCGGACCGACTGGAAGTACCTCGGGGTCGCGTGGGTCGTCACCGAGATCGTCAACAAACTCGCGCTGAACTTCCACGTCGCCCGGACGTTCACCGGGGCCATCTACGCCATCGAGGGCGCGACCGTCGCGGCGTTCCAGGCGTTCGCGAGCATGCCCCTCACCGTGTTGGCGACCGGCGTCTACCTCGTGGGATTCCCCTTCATCGTGCTGTTCACGTACTTCAAACTGAAGGCCCACGACGAGGAGGAGGCCCACCGCTACGCGCTGGCGTACGTCATCGTCGTCGTCTGCGCGGTGCCGTTCTTCCTCCTGTTCCCGGTGAAGGTGTCGGGACTCTATCTCTCGACGGTCGAACCGCTGATGTACGAGTTGACGCCGGCCATCCAGCACGGCATCTACAGCACTGACACGCTGGTCAAGGCGTTCCCGAGCCTCCACACCGGGCTGTCGGTGCTGGCGGCGCTCTACGCTCGGAAGGCCGACACGCGCTACGCCTACACCGCCGCGCTCCTCGCGGGGGCCATCGTCTTCTCGACGCTCTACCTCGGCGTCCACTGGGTGACCGACGCCGCGTTCGCCATCCTGCTGGTCTGGGTCGCCTACCGGCTCTCCCAGCGGGTCAGCGAACCCCACTGGTCGGTCGTCTCCCGCGAGTTCGTGTCGGGAGTCCGGCGGCGGACGCCGCTGTAG
- a CDS encoding RNA methyltransferase: MKPPAVAVVEPKTPGNIGTIARAMKNFGMHDLKLVDPPEFGRDSEAYGFAGQAREDILPNYDEVTFDHLVENYHTVGLTATTNEDARKHRRFPFETVDQLADSLAGVDADTCLLFGREDNGLTNDEMARVDEVCSIPASADYSSLNLGQAATVTLYELRELTVEETQLPDVERERADEAEIEGFYDHFAEFLDAIDHPAEKRDKTVRLARRLLGRAHPTGREVQTLRGLLRRAIYHAGGGDDRANRGDGRAKSEGDRVEGGDDAPERAATSDDR; the protein is encoded by the coding sequence ATGAAGCCGCCAGCCGTCGCCGTCGTGGAACCGAAGACGCCGGGCAACATCGGCACCATCGCGCGGGCGATGAAGAACTTCGGCATGCACGATTTGAAGTTGGTGGACCCGCCGGAGTTCGGCCGCGACAGCGAGGCCTACGGCTTCGCCGGGCAGGCCCGCGAGGACATCCTCCCGAACTACGACGAGGTGACGTTCGACCACCTCGTGGAGAACTACCACACCGTCGGCCTGACCGCGACGACCAACGAGGACGCCCGCAAGCACCGCCGGTTCCCCTTCGAGACGGTAGACCAACTGGCCGACAGTCTGGCCGGCGTCGACGCCGACACCTGCCTGCTATTCGGCCGGGAGGACAACGGCCTGACGAACGACGAGATGGCCCGCGTGGACGAGGTGTGTTCGATTCCCGCTAGCGCCGACTACTCGTCGCTGAACCTCGGACAGGCCGCGACCGTCACGCTCTACGAACTCCGGGAGTTGACCGTCGAGGAGACCCAACTGCCGGACGTGGAGCGCGAGCGCGCCGACGAGGCCGAAATCGAGGGGTTCTACGACCACTTCGCCGAGTTCTTGGACGCCATCGACCACCCCGCGGAGAAGCGCGACAAGACGGTGCGACTCGCCCGGCGTCTCCTCGGGCGCGCACACCCGACCGGCCGCGAGGTCCAGACGCTCCGCGGCCTGCTCCGGCGCGCTATCTATCACGCCGGGGGCGGGGACGACCGCGCCAATCGTGGGGACGGCCGCGCTAAAAGCGAGGGCGATAGGGTCGAAGGCGGAGACGACGCTCCGGAGAGAGCGGCGACGTCGGACGACCGATAG
- the psmB gene encoding archaeal proteasome endopeptidase complex subunit beta, with amino-acid sequence MRSPMHGSEFSQNVSRFAADNTNPHEPELGSLPNRSVDTEDIQELKTGTTTIGLTTTDGVVMVTDQRASLGNMVSSKTAQKVEQVHPTGALTISGSVSAAQSLIRTLQVEGNLYDSRRGEEMSMTALSTLTSNLLRSGGFLITVPVLGGVDEEGGHIYSYDALGGVTEETYSVSGSGSQFALGVLEQDYHEDLSQDEAREVAIRALKSAVERDTASGNGMWLAEIDEEGVEISEYEDYDEAL; translated from the coding sequence ATGCGTAGCCCAATGCACGGTTCCGAATTCTCTCAGAACGTCTCGCGTTTCGCAGCCGACAACACGAACCCTCACGAGCCGGAACTCGGTTCGCTTCCGAACCGCTCGGTGGACACCGAGGACATCCAAGAGCTGAAGACCGGTACCACGACCATCGGTCTGACGACGACCGACGGCGTCGTGATGGTCACCGACCAGCGTGCGAGCCTCGGTAACATGGTCTCCTCGAAGACCGCCCAGAAGGTCGAGCAGGTCCACCCGACCGGCGCGCTCACCATCTCCGGGTCGGTCTCGGCCGCCCAGTCGCTCATCCGCACGCTCCAAGTCGAGGGCAACCTCTACGACTCCCGGCGCGGCGAGGAGATGAGCATGACGGCGCTCTCGACGCTGACGAGCAACCTCCTGCGCTCGGGCGGCTTCCTCATCACGGTGCCCGTTCTGGGCGGCGTGGACGAGGAGGGCGGACACATCTACTCCTACGACGCGCTCGGCGGCGTGACCGAGGAGACCTACAGCGTCTCCGGGTCCGGGTCGCAGTTCGCGCTCGGTGTCCTCGAACAGGACTACCACGAGGACCTGAGCCAGGACGAGGCTCGCGAAGTCGCCATCCGTGCGCTCAAGAGCGCGGTCGAACGCGACACCGCCTCCGGTAACGGCATGTGGCTCGCCGAGATCGACGAGGAAGGCGTCGAAATCTCCGAGTACGAAGACTACGACGAAGCGCTGTAG
- a CDS encoding PadR family transcriptional regulator: MTKWLQSGRRRDLCVLLYNAETLRGQSLKTRLEAHYDTHIDSQSFYAALRSLEEKGFVEKRTEGIHEAYALTDAGERRVEEHFEWMREKIERESSPE, encoded by the coding sequence ATGACCAAATGGCTCCAGAGCGGCCGACGCCGGGACCTCTGCGTCCTACTGTACAACGCCGAGACGTTGCGCGGGCAGAGTCTGAAGACCAGACTCGAAGCCCACTACGACACCCACATCGACTCCCAATCGTTCTACGCTGCCCTGCGGTCGCTCGAAGAGAAGGGGTTCGTGGAGAAGCGCACCGAGGGTATCCACGAGGCCTACGCGTTGACCGACGCGGGCGAGCGACGGGTGGAAGAACACTTCGAATGGATGCGCGAGAAGATAGAGCGCGAGTCGTCACCGGAATAG
- a CDS encoding CBS domain-containing protein — MELPTPQDIRERRTELGLTQSELADRAGVSQPLIARIEGGDVDPRLSTLRHIVDALDESEGDIVRAGDLMHEDVVSVGPDDSVSQAVTKMQEAGFSQLPVIEDGVPVGSISFEDLMSVGEESRDRPVSEFMGESFPTKGRNATLDELSTDLGHNKAVIVTERGSTVGIITEADIAARLS, encoded by the coding sequence ATGGAACTACCGACGCCCCAAGACATCCGGGAGCGCCGGACCGAACTCGGCCTCACGCAGAGCGAACTGGCCGACCGCGCGGGCGTCTCGCAGCCGCTCATCGCCCGCATCGAAGGCGGCGACGTGGACCCGCGGCTCTCGACGCTCCGGCACATCGTGGACGCCTTGGACGAGTCGGAGGGCGACATCGTTCGCGCGGGCGACCTGATGCACGAGGACGTGGTCAGCGTCGGTCCCGACGACTCGGTGAGTCAGGCGGTCACGAAGATGCAGGAAGCGGGGTTCTCGCAACTGCCGGTCATCGAGGACGGCGTGCCGGTCGGCTCCATCAGCTTCGAGGACCTGATGAGCGTCGGCGAGGAGTCGCGCGACAGACCGGTCTCGGAGTTCATGGGCGAGAGCTTCCCCACCAAGGGCCGGAACGCCACGTTGGACGAGTTGAGTACCGACCTCGGGCACAACAAGGCTGTCATCGTGACCGAGCGCGGCAGCACTGTCGGCATCATCACCGAGGCCGACATCGCGGCGCGACTCTCCTAA
- a CDS encoding peptidoglycan DD-metalloendopeptidase family protein, with product MPQKFNRRSVVKSLGIAATGITGTAALSGTVSAFAEGEQVEATTNLNTRKRPGTESSVVATVSPGEVGEIVNGPTNEDGYTWWGIHWLNRDVWGWSVERYLTSSGGSAGTDIVWPMNGVISSDYGWRTINGQDEFHGGVDIDNNNIGVGTPIYAARAGTAYTAYDSGGYGNYVYIDHGNGYETEYGHLNSFAVSDGQQVSRGDKIGGMGNSGNSTGPHLHFGIEQNNDPKPIPSDNYQNVSALGAINKDYSGL from the coding sequence ATGCCGCAGAAATTCAATCGGCGTTCGGTCGTAAAGTCACTCGGAATCGCCGCGACGGGAATCACCGGAACCGCCGCACTCAGCGGGACCGTGAGCGCGTTCGCGGAGGGAGAACAGGTCGAAGCGACGACGAACCTGAACACGCGCAAGCGACCCGGAACGGAGTCGTCGGTCGTCGCCACCGTCTCGCCCGGCGAGGTCGGCGAAATCGTCAACGGTCCGACCAACGAAGACGGCTACACGTGGTGGGGCATCCACTGGCTCAACCGCGACGTGTGGGGCTGGTCCGTCGAACGATACCTGACCTCCTCCGGCGGTAGCGCGGGCACCGACATCGTCTGGCCGATGAACGGCGTCATCTCGTCGGACTACGGCTGGCGAACCATCAACGGACAGGACGAATTCCACGGCGGCGTGGACATCGACAACAACAACATCGGCGTCGGCACGCCCATCTACGCCGCGCGCGCCGGGACCGCCTACACCGCCTACGACTCGGGCGGCTACGGTAACTACGTCTACATCGACCACGGCAACGGCTACGAGACCGAATACGGCCACCTCAACAGCTTCGCGGTCTCGGACGGACAGCAGGTCAGCCGCGGCGACAAGATCGGTGGCATGGGCAACTCCGGCAACTCGACCGGACCGCACCTCCACTTCGGCATCGAGCAGAACAACGACCCGAAGCCCATCCCGAGCGACAACTACCAGAACGTCAGCGCGCTCGGTGCGATAAACAAAGACTACAGCGGCCTGTAG
- a CDS encoding DUF555 domain-containing protein: MSNYLVAMEAAWLVRDVEDIDDAIGVAVSEAGKRLNDKEMDYVEVEVGATPCPACGEPFDSAFIAAGTALVGLLLEMKVFNADSEEHAQRIGKSEIGGALRDVPLEVVETIEYEEDEDIELGSDE, encoded by the coding sequence ATGAGCAACTACCTCGTTGCGATGGAGGCGGCATGGTTGGTACGTGACGTAGAGGACATCGACGACGCCATCGGCGTCGCGGTCAGCGAGGCCGGAAAGCGACTCAACGACAAGGAGATGGACTACGTGGAGGTCGAAGTCGGCGCGACGCCCTGTCCGGCCTGCGGCGAACCGTTCGACTCGGCGTTCATCGCGGCCGGAACCGCGCTCGTTGGTCTCCTGCTGGAGATGAAGGTGTTCAACGCCGACAGCGAGGAACACGCCCAGCGCATCGGCAAGAGCGAAATCGGCGGCGCGCTCCGCGACGTGCCCCTCGAAGTGGTCGAGACCATCGAGTACGAGGAAGACGAGGACATCGAACTCGGTAGCGACGAGTGA
- a CDS encoding winged helix-turn-helix domain-containing protein — MANSGDVTDALDVLGNEIRVSILRELAEADGPLSFTELRKRAGIRDTGKFNYHLTKLCSYFVREADGGYELGHAGSRVIAAADPRAGTAESEGREPDAESCPVCGEADCEKLFHVHLEPPWR, encoded by the coding sequence ATGGCGAACTCGGGAGACGTGACCGACGCGCTCGACGTCCTCGGCAACGAGATTCGAGTCTCCATCCTGCGCGAACTCGCGGAAGCCGACGGCCCGCTGTCGTTCACCGAACTCCGGAAGCGCGCGGGGATTCGGGACACCGGGAAGTTCAACTACCACCTGACGAAGCTCTGCTCGTACTTCGTCCGGGAGGCCGACGGCGGCTACGAACTCGGCCACGCCGGGTCGCGGGTGATCGCGGCCGCCGACCCGCGCGCCGGAACCGCGGAGTCGGAGGGCCGGGAACCGGACGCCGAGAGCTGCCCGGTCTGCGGCGAAGCGGACTGCGAGAAACTGTTTCACGTCCACCTCGAACCGCCGTGGCGGTAG
- a CDS encoding PQQ-binding-like beta-propeller repeat protein → MVSDSSRQSSPSRPSTLSRRSALAGLGSGLVGLGALRASDSSAASESNAAARSNAGSDPTLDWPMARYDAAGTGYDPDATGPKDGAKVKWRREPDRFSGGTSSPILLGGTLYATGRVLLALDAATGETRFAHEGSYRSSPAGSAAEAYDTETLATAAPRGVYGLNAGGGLRLFGRQFGVERWHGPGREPGFSVFGPPTVVPPVAVGGTVYAAVPGTKHVAALDASSGRELWRASPGDELRRPAVRDGRVFAVNWPSRATAYDAATGERLWRTDLGEQMVLAPTATREGVVVPDRTGVTLLDADDGSVRWRADHGGNATEGAAAVAEGTVYVQSATGGRLHALDLETGEQLWSAPDFSEGTPVVADGVVYGRNYDELVALDAADGSVRWRYESRVPLSTPAVGDGTIYLVAHDRLLALEEDR, encoded by the coding sequence ATGGTCTCCGACTCCTCTCGGCAGTCGTCGCCCTCTCGACCCTCGACGCTCTCTCGACGGTCCGCCCTCGCCGGACTCGGCTCCGGACTGGTCGGACTGGGCGCGCTCCGCGCCAGCGATTCGAGCGCCGCCAGCGAATCGAACGCCGCCGCCCGGTCGAACGCCGGTTCCGACCCGACGCTCGACTGGCCGATGGCGCGCTACGACGCCGCGGGCACCGGCTACGACCCCGACGCCACCGGGCCGAAAGACGGCGCGAAAGTGAAGTGGCGACGCGAACCGGACCGGTTCTCCGGCGGCACCTCGTCGCCGATTCTCCTCGGCGGAACGCTCTACGCGACCGGGCGGGTCCTCCTCGCGCTCGACGCCGCGACCGGCGAGACGCGCTTCGCCCACGAGGGGTCGTATCGGTCGAGTCCGGCGGGGAGCGCGGCCGAGGCCTACGACACCGAGACGCTGGCTACGGCCGCACCGCGGGGCGTCTACGGTCTGAACGCGGGCGGCGGACTCCGACTGTTCGGCCGCCAGTTCGGCGTCGAGCGGTGGCACGGTCCGGGCCGCGAACCGGGGTTCAGCGTCTTCGGCCCGCCGACGGTGGTCCCGCCGGTCGCGGTCGGGGGCACGGTCTACGCGGCGGTCCCCGGGACGAAACACGTCGCGGCGCTCGACGCGAGCAGCGGCCGGGAACTGTGGCGCGCCTCGCCCGGCGACGAACTCCGGCGGCCAGCGGTCCGAGACGGCCGGGTCTTCGCGGTCAACTGGCCCTCGCGCGCGACGGCCTACGACGCCGCGACCGGCGAGCGACTGTGGCGGACCGACCTCGGCGAACAGATGGTCCTCGCGCCGACCGCGACCCGCGAGGGCGTCGTCGTCCCGGACCGAACCGGCGTCACGCTCCTCGACGCAGACGACGGGTCGGTCCGCTGGCGCGCGGACCACGGCGGCAACGCGACCGAGGGCGCGGCCGCGGTGGCGGAAGGCACGGTGTACGTCCAGTCGGCGACCGGCGGCCGGCTTCACGCGCTGGACCTCGAGACGGGCGAACAGTTGTGGTCCGCGCCGGATTTCAGCGAGGGGACTCCGGTGGTCGCCGACGGCGTGGTCTACGGTCGCAACTACGACGAACTCGTGGCGCTCGACGCCGCCGACGGGTCTGTCCGGTGGCGCTACGAGTCGCGCGTGCCGCTCTCGACGCCGGCGGTCGGCGACGGGACAATCTACCTCGTGGCCCACGACCGACTCCTCGCGCTGGAGGAGGACCGATGA
- a CDS encoding acyl-CoA dehydrogenase has product MDFSLSAEQKQIRDMVAEFTDEEIKPRADEIDETDEFPQDLVDEMAELGLMGMPFPEEYGGAGLDYHSYAIGLEEISRGSGGLGTVVAAHTSLAGNMLYEFGDEDQKQEYLTPLNRGEDVGAFALSEAGAGSDVPAMDTTAEYDADAGEYVVDGSKLWISNGSVADTVTLFAKTDPEAGNKGISSFVVRPEEDDGFHVEGTEDKLGDKGCPTAELRFDGMRIPEDRLLGEEGRGFVHALKTLNGGRITIAARSIGIARAALEDALEYSQDREQFDQPISEFQTIQHKLADMDTKVQAAKMLMHRAADRKIRGEDYIKQAAQAKLYASEVSREVANEGIQIHGGYGYTKDFPAERYYRDSKLNEIYEGTSEVLRNTIANELLD; this is encoded by the coding sequence ATGGACTTCAGCCTCTCCGCCGAGCAGAAGCAGATACGCGACATGGTCGCAGAGTTCACAGACGAGGAGATAAAGCCCCGCGCCGACGAGATAGACGAGACCGACGAGTTCCCGCAGGACCTCGTGGACGAGATGGCCGAGTTGGGTCTGATGGGGATGCCGTTCCCCGAGGAGTACGGCGGGGCGGGCCTCGACTACCACTCCTACGCCATCGGACTGGAGGAGATTTCGCGCGGTTCGGGCGGCCTCGGCACCGTCGTCGCGGCCCACACCAGTCTCGCGGGCAACATGCTCTACGAGTTCGGCGACGAGGACCAGAAACAGGAGTATCTGACGCCGCTCAACCGCGGCGAGGACGTCGGCGCGTTCGCGCTCTCGGAGGCCGGCGCGGGGTCCGACGTGCCCGCGATGGACACCACCGCGGAGTACGACGCCGATGCCGGCGAGTACGTCGTCGACGGCAGCAAGCTCTGGATTTCCAACGGCTCGGTCGCGGACACCGTTACCCTCTTCGCCAAGACCGACCCCGAGGCGGGCAACAAAGGCATCTCGTCGTTCGTCGTCCGGCCCGAGGAGGACGACGGTTTCCACGTCGAGGGCACCGAGGACAAACTCGGCGACAAGGGCTGTCCGACCGCCGAGCTCCGGTTCGACGGCATGCGCATCCCCGAGGACCGCCTGCTGGGCGAGGAGGGCCGCGGGTTCGTCCACGCGCTCAAGACGCTCAACGGCGGGCGTATCACCATCGCGGCCCGGTCCATCGGCATCGCGCGCGCCGCCCTCGAAGACGCCCTCGAATACTCGCAGGACCGCGAGCAGTTCGACCAGCCCATCTCGGAGTTCCAGACCATCCAGCACAAACTGGCCGACATGGATACGAAGGTACAGGCCGCCAAGATGCTGATGCACCGTGCGGCCGACCGGAAGATTCGCGGCGAGGACTACATCAAGCAGGCCGCGCAGGCCAAACTCTACGCCTCGGAGGTCTCCCGAGAGGTCGCCAACGAGGGCATCCAGATTCACGGCGGCTACGGCTACACGAAGGACTTCCCCGCCGAGCGGTACTATCGGGACTCGAAGCTGAACGAAATCTACGAGGGGACCAGCGAGGTCCTGCGGAACACGATTGCGAACGAACTGCTGGACTGA
- a CDS encoding YihY/virulence factor BrkB family protein codes for MELPAMRGVGEYGKIGKAVLAVAREEHLSVTAAGLAYYMFLSAIPLLLFGFIGLSTLDGIGSLVLAVELATDDSVARFFERSIRDDASRTRAAVIAAVLVAWSALRMFETLRRIFADLYSVRKQKSVFDRAMTVGLGFGVVTLALVLLVALGVARSIVFTSAAWTVLGPLLLFVGLSVVFFPLYYVFPSETSPREALPGTAFAAASWTVSSGVFRWYAGLSESVRLYGIVGGVLLLLAWLYVAALVVLLGIVLNAVLDGRVTPDYDWLPSALSDARAD; via the coding sequence GTGGAACTCCCCGCGATGCGAGGCGTCGGGGAGTACGGGAAAATCGGTAAAGCGGTTCTGGCGGTCGCCCGCGAGGAACACCTCTCGGTCACGGCGGCGGGGCTGGCCTACTACATGTTCCTCTCGGCGATTCCGCTGTTGCTGTTCGGGTTCATCGGTCTCTCGACGCTCGACGGAATCGGGTCGCTCGTCCTCGCAGTCGAACTCGCCACCGACGACTCCGTGGCGCGCTTCTTCGAGCGGTCCATCAGGGACGACGCGAGTCGGACCCGAGCGGCGGTCATCGCCGCGGTCCTCGTGGCGTGGTCGGCGCTCCGGATGTTCGAGACGCTGCGGCGCATCTTCGCCGACCTCTACAGCGTGCGCAAACAGAAGTCGGTGTTCGACCGCGCGATGACGGTCGGACTCGGGTTCGGCGTCGTGACGCTGGCGCTGGTCCTGCTCGTCGCGTTGGGGGTCGCCCGGTCGATAGTCTTCACGTCCGCCGCGTGGACAGTTCTGGGGCCGCTGTTGCTGTTCGTCGGACTCTCGGTCGTGTTCTTCCCGCTGTACTACGTCTTCCCGTCGGAGACGAGTCCGCGCGAGGCGCTTCCGGGAACCGCGTTCGCGGCCGCCTCGTGGACGGTTTCGAGCGGGGTATTCCGGTGGTACGCCGGACTCTCGGAGAGCGTTCGGTTGTACGGAATCGTCGGCGGGGTGCTGTTGCTGCTCGCGTGGCTCTACGTCGCCGCGTTGGTTGTACTGCTCGGAATCGTGCTGAACGCCGTGCTGGACGGCCGAGTGACCCCGGACTACGACTGGCTCCCCTCGGCGCTGTCGGACGCGAGGGCCGACTGA
- a CDS encoding UbiA family prenyltransferase, translated as MPIARRESGVASAVRALVSQVHPVFMTPPVASSLFGGVLTGHFDLAAGLVHATAIFAAVYTAHVKDGYVDFYVRDEDDDHPLSERGCKAALAGSSALFAGCLLALWPLAGGLTVALTLPTWLIAYHHAPQLDTNPVTATTGYPLGIALAILGGFAAQVGTLAPIAVAFAAVFLVLLSGVKVIDDAQDFDYDRSIQKRTVAVTLGPKRARTAAYALMTTALVLVVALAALAVFPPSSVAAAAGFAAIAGIARRADAELATMLLVRGSYVFLALLLAAVWFRPFG; from the coding sequence ATGCCCATCGCTCGCCGGGAGTCCGGCGTCGCCTCCGCGGTCCGCGCGCTCGTCTCGCAGGTCCACCCGGTGTTCATGACGCCGCCAGTCGCCTCGTCGCTGTTCGGCGGCGTCCTCACGGGGCACTTCGACCTCGCGGCGGGGCTGGTCCACGCGACGGCCATCTTCGCGGCGGTGTACACCGCCCACGTCAAGGACGGCTACGTGGACTTCTACGTCCGCGACGAGGACGACGACCACCCGCTCTCCGAGCGCGGGTGCAAGGCGGCGCTCGCCGGGTCGAGCGCGCTGTTCGCCGGGTGCCTGCTGGCGCTCTGGCCGCTCGCAGGCGGTCTCACCGTCGCCCTGACGCTCCCGACGTGGTTGATCGCGTACCACCACGCGCCGCAACTCGACACCAACCCCGTGACCGCGACGACGGGCTATCCGCTCGGCATCGCGCTGGCGATTCTGGGCGGGTTCGCCGCGCAGGTCGGGACGCTCGCGCCCATCGCCGTCGCGTTCGCCGCGGTCTTCCTCGTTTTGCTCTCGGGCGTGAAGGTCATCGACGACGCCCAGGACTTCGACTACGACCGCTCCATCCAGAAGCGAACCGTCGCCGTGACGCTCGGTCCGAAGCGCGCCAGAACCGCGGCCTACGCGCTGATGACCACCGCGCTCGTCCTCGTGGTCGCGCTCGCCGCGCTCGCCGTCTTTCCGCCGAGCAGCGTCGCCGCGGCCGCCGGGTTCGCCGCGATTGCCGGAATCGCGCGCCGGGCCGACGCCGAACTGGCGACGATGTTGCTGGTCCGCGGGTCGTACGTCTTTCTGGCGCTCCTGCTCGCGGCGGTCTGGTTCCGACCGTTCGGCTGA